A genomic stretch from Candidatus Hinthialibacter antarcticus includes:
- the mqnC gene encoding cyclic dehypoxanthinyl futalosine synthase — MIKPNNRLSFDDAVNLFQQNDLMALGERAHEMRMTIAAPEIVTYVVDRNVNYSNVCAATCDFCAFYRTVNQDDGYVLPIDEILQKIQEVVDVGGTQILMQGGLHPKLPFDFYTNLLREIKSKFKVDLHSFSAPEIYFFHKKYKMPIAQVLAQLQEAGLDTIPGGGAEILSDRVRKKITKGKCLTQEWLDVHEEAHKLGMRTTATMMFGHIETIEERVEHFNHIRELQDRTGGFTAFIPWTFQGSNTDMEDVPESGAVDYLKTLAISRMYLDNVPNVQASFITQGKQVGQMALFFGANDMGGTMMEENVVAATGIHNCSNEKEVCKLVEDAGFTPKKRNTLYQILN; from the coding sequence ATGATTAAGCCTAACAACCGACTTTCATTCGACGACGCCGTCAATTTGTTTCAACAAAACGACCTGATGGCTCTGGGCGAACGCGCCCATGAAATGCGCATGACCATCGCCGCGCCGGAGATCGTAACCTATGTCGTTGACCGCAACGTCAATTACTCAAACGTGTGCGCCGCCACCTGCGACTTCTGCGCGTTTTATCGCACCGTTAATCAAGACGACGGCTATGTCTTGCCGATAGATGAAATCCTGCAAAAAATTCAAGAAGTAGTCGATGTCGGCGGAACCCAGATTTTGATGCAAGGCGGACTGCATCCCAAATTGCCGTTCGATTTTTATACGAACCTATTACGCGAAATCAAATCGAAATTCAAAGTAGACCTTCACTCGTTTTCCGCGCCGGAAATTTATTTCTTTCACAAAAAATATAAGATGCCCATCGCGCAGGTGTTGGCGCAGCTGCAAGAAGCCGGGCTGGACACCATCCCCGGCGGCGGGGCGGAAATTCTCAGCGACCGGGTGCGTAAAAAAATCACCAAGGGAAAATGCCTCACCCAGGAATGGCTCGACGTTCACGAAGAAGCGCACAAATTAGGAATGCGCACCACCGCGACCATGATGTTCGGCCACATTGAAACCATCGAAGAGCGGGTCGAACATTTCAACCACATTCGCGAATTACAAGACCGCACCGGCGGATTCACCGCGTTTATTCCCTGGACGTTTCAAGGCTCCAACACCGACATGGAAGACGTGCCCGAATCCGGCGCCGTCGATTATCTAAAGACGCTGGCGATTTCGCGCATGTATCTCGACAACGTGCCCAACGTGCAGGCGTCGTTCATCACCCAGGGCAAACAGGTTGGGCAGATGGCGCTGTTCTTTGGCGCCAACGACATGGGCGGAACCATGATGGAAGAAAACGTGGTCGCCGCCACTGGCATCCACAATTGCAGCAATGAAAAAGAAGTCTGCAAACTGGTCGAAGACGCTGGCTTCACCCCCAAAAAACGCAACACCCTCTACCAGATATTGAACTAA
- a CDS encoding DUF1080 domain-containing protein: MNAKRKLIVPVCFCIFMAGWIALSFTCCTTAVQNRDFEEAIEAFVKHAQPGSSIALFNGRDLSGWRAHGPGRWRVKDGVLSVTGGMGYLATAYDEFTDIIFSLDVRVSDGGNSGVFFRAQHPGFGLRPWPRGYEAQVDNNGAKNPTGSLYNITKADKVLTQDGEWFSMEVRCIDDQQTIFVNGELVAQTRDSSYHRGFIALQGHHPSCTVEFKNIDLTLL, translated from the coding sequence ATGAACGCCAAACGCAAACTCATCGTTCCAGTTTGTTTTTGCATTTTCATGGCAGGATGGATCGCGCTTTCGTTTACTTGTTGCACCACGGCAGTGCAAAACCGCGACTTTGAAGAAGCGATTGAAGCGTTTGTGAAACACGCCCAGCCGGGGTCGTCAATCGCACTGTTCAACGGGCGCGATTTGTCGGGCTGGCGCGCTCACGGCCCGGGGCGCTGGCGGGTAAAAGACGGCGTGTTGTCGGTCACAGGCGGCATGGGCTATCTGGCGACAGCGTACGATGAATTCACCGATATCATATTCTCGTTGGATGTCCGCGTCAGCGACGGCGGCAACAGCGGCGTGTTTTTTCGGGCGCAGCATCCCGGGTTTGGTCTGCGTCCCTGGCCGCGCGGCTATGAGGCGCAGGTCGATAACAACGGCGCCAAAAATCCAACCGGAAGTTTATACAACATAACAAAAGCCGATAAAGTTTTGACCCAAGACGGCGAATGGTTTTCGATGGAAGTTCGTTGTATCGACGACCAGCAAACGATATTCGTCAACGGCGAACTCGTTGCTCAAACGCGCGATTCCTCTTACCATCGCGGCTTCATCGCGCTGCAAGGCCATCACCCCTCCTGCACCGTCGAGTTTAAGAACATCGATTTGACCCTGCTGTGA
- a CDS encoding undecaprenyl-phosphate glucose phosphotransferase codes for MRKRTNKSAPKIHDRYIIPALILAVVDGLVLVGTFLLAYMVRFYTPLFDFVAPNSGLVPEFEPYLLLALMISALGLFVFERIGLYQRRVGLDRQVWVVTLILATLVNYIFVMALLFNYRGFEFSRLTVGLAIPFSSLGVVATHYLLKQAQMYLMGRGIIFFKTVLVGPASQCRKFQDKLLQYYGSQYQVLGFVSTENKPVTFAETASPKDAIPCIGVKNDLDALLKQGGVDQVVITMLPEDHREILEIMNTCHQHNTPYRMTPELYDLLAQRVQVEEIEEMPALLFDESPLIGAGRLLKRSCDVVISSMALIVASPLMLFIAALIRFDTRGPVFYVQERVGNDGRRFHIFKFRSMVDKAEQESGPIWATSNDPRTTIIGRFLRKYNLDELPQFFNVLRGDMSLVGPRPERPYFVNKFKGEIPNYMRRHMVKTGITGWAQVNGWRGDTSVDKRTEHDLYYVKNWSLFLDIKIILKTLVSFKNAY; via the coding sequence ATGCGAAAGCGCACAAACAAGTCTGCCCCAAAAATTCACGACCGTTACATCATACCCGCCCTTATTCTTGCGGTGGTTGATGGTTTGGTGTTAGTCGGCACATTTCTGCTTGCCTATATGGTCCGCTTTTATACCCCGCTGTTTGATTTTGTCGCACCCAACAGCGGGCTGGTTCCTGAATTTGAACCCTACCTTTTGCTGGCGTTGATGATCTCCGCCCTCGGGCTGTTTGTCTTCGAGCGCATCGGGCTGTATCAACGCCGCGTGGGCTTAGACCGCCAAGTGTGGGTGGTAACGCTGATTCTTGCGACTCTAGTCAACTATATATTTGTCATGGCGCTGTTGTTTAACTATCGCGGCTTTGAGTTTTCACGCTTGACGGTGGGGCTGGCGATTCCGTTTTCCAGCCTGGGCGTGGTAGCAACTCATTATCTTCTCAAACAAGCGCAAATGTATTTAATGGGCCGCGGCATCATTTTCTTCAAAACCGTCTTGGTCGGCCCGGCGAGCCAATGCCGCAAGTTTCAAGACAAACTGCTGCAATATTACGGCTCTCAGTATCAAGTGTTGGGTTTTGTCTCAACCGAAAACAAACCGGTGACCTTTGCGGAAACCGCTTCGCCGAAAGACGCGATCCCGTGCATCGGCGTGAAGAACGATCTGGACGCGCTGTTAAAACAAGGCGGCGTTGACCAGGTGGTGATTACCATGCTGCCCGAAGATCACCGCGAAATTTTAGAAATTATGAACACCTGCCATCAACACAACACGCCCTACCGCATGACGCCGGAACTGTACGACCTCTTGGCGCAGCGGGTGCAGGTGGAAGAGATCGAAGAAATGCCGGCGCTGTTGTTTGACGAGTCGCCGCTGATTGGCGCAGGCCGTTTGCTCAAACGCTCCTGCGACGTTGTGATCTCAAGCATGGCGCTGATCGTTGCGTCTCCGCTGATGCTGTTCATCGCGGCGCTGATTCGCTTCGACACGCGCGGGCCGGTCTTCTATGTACAAGAGCGCGTCGGCAACGACGGACGCCGCTTTCACATATTCAAGTTCCGCTCGATGGTGGATAAAGCCGAGCAAGAATCCGGCCCCATCTGGGCGACCTCAAACGACCCGCGCACCACCATCATTGGTCGCTTCTTGCGCAAATATAACTTGGATGAACTGCCGCAGTTCTTTAATGTGTTACGCGGCGACATGAGCCTTGTGGGGCCGCGTCCTGAACGCCCTTATTTCGTCAACAAGTTTAAGGGCGAGATTCCTAACTACATGCGCCGCCACATGGTCAAAACCGGCATCACCGGTTGGGCGCAGGTCAATGGATGGCGCGGCGACACCTCGGTCGACAAACGCACCGAACACGACCTCTACTACGTCAAAAACTGGTCGCTGTTTTTGGATATAAAAATCATCCTCAAAACATTGGTCTCCTTCAAAAACGCGTATTAA
- a CDS encoding BlaI/MecI/CopY family transcriptional regulator codes for MSLTKRNVSEAEMRILNVLWEHGPATAREVRERLLAKTKLAYSTVITLLQRLEIKGAVTHTKSERGKAFIFHPVMKPEQVRQRALASVIKHYFDNDPVPLFSTLVKTNPLSKEEIKQFRDILDEAGGK; via the coding sequence ATGAGTCTAACCAAACGAAACGTCTCAGAAGCGGAGATGCGCATACTGAACGTCTTGTGGGAGCACGGCCCCGCGACCGCGCGTGAAGTGCGGGAGCGCCTGCTCGCCAAGACCAAGTTAGCGTACTCCACGGTCATCACCCTGTTGCAGCGCCTCGAAATCAAAGGCGCCGTAACCCACACGAAAAGCGAGCGCGGCAAAGCGTTCATTTTTCATCCGGTCATGAAGCCCGAGCAAGTGCGGCAACGGGCGCTGGCCTCCGTTATCAAACATTACTTTGATAACGATCCTGTCCCTTTGTTTTCGACCCTGGTCAAAACAAACCCGCTGAGCAAAGAAGAAATCAAACAGTTTCGCGATATCCTCGACGAAGCGGGCGGAAAGTAA